Proteins encoded in a region of the Longimicrobiaceae bacterium genome:
- a CDS encoding IS4 family transposase, producing the protein MLGGFLGRKGDGEPGIQSIWTGFRRLMDFTLALQRLRASPALVGNG; encoded by the coding sequence ATGCTGGGCGGCTTTCTGGGGCGCAAGGGCGATGGCGAGCCCGGAATCCAGTCGATCTGGACGGGATTCCGCCGCCTCATGGACTTCACCCTCGCCCTCCAGCGCCTGCGCGCCTCACCCGCACTTGTGGGTAATGGGTAG